The sequence below is a genomic window from Chaetodon auriga isolate fChaAug3 chromosome 8, fChaAug3.hap1, whole genome shotgun sequence.
TATCTCTTATAAATTCGAGGTGCGTTCCTGATTCCTTATGTCATTGCCTTGGTGCTTGAGGgacttcctctgctgcacatgGAACTGGCCATCGGACAGCGGCTCCGCATGGGAAGTGTTGGCGTCTGGATATCAATCTCCCCATACCTGGGAGGTTTAGGTGAGAGGGTTTGGTACAAATGAGCTCATTTTGGAGAGCGAGATGCCAAAAAATGTGCTGTACAATATTAAGTTGTGTAAAACTTGGCTTGAGGTCACCTCCCTCCATAACATACCTACatttcttggtgtgtgtgtaatataatGTGTATACACAGGTGTGGCTTCCATGATCGTATCCTTCTTAGTTTGTCTGTTCTACAACATGATCTTGGCCTGGATCCTCTGGTACTTCTTCAACTCCTTTCAAAATCCACTTCCCTGGAGGGACTGCCCGGTAAACGTGAATCATACGGGTAAGTTTTTACTTCTTAATAATATAAAATCAACAAGAAATGCTGAATAACACGTGGAGTAAAAGACATGAAGTGGCATTAATTAATCATGATATGATTTATCCCTTTTGATACAGGCTATGTAAGCGAATGTGAAAAGAGCTCGCCGGTGAACTATTTTTGGTATCGTGAAACACTGAACATAACAGCAAACATCACGATTAATGGTTCTGTTGAGTGGTGGCTTGTGCTGTGTCTTGCATCTGCTTGGTGCCTTGTCTACATCTGCTTCATACGTGGAATTGAGACTATTGGCAAGGTAATTTACCTGTTTGATGTGATGCTAcaaatgatttttattgttatATCTATCTGTCTTGTAGCCCATATACAAGCAATTAAAGGAAGGATAATGTTCCCTTTACAGTAACACTGAGCTAAAAGACACTTGAATGGGACATAGATCTGAATTTTGCACTGTACAAGTAGAAATTCAGATGTCTTATCAGTCTTAGTTATGtaagacaggaagaaagaagtGCATCCCACTGCAGAACTTGCCCAAATTAAATTCTAGCTTTAAATTAAATCACTGGCAGAAAAGGCCGACTGACAGAAAGTTCAGCAAAAGCACAATAATGTTATTCAATGTTATGTTTTCACATGTTCGAcacagattccaaaaaagtaagaaaggaggaaaatataaataaaacagaatgtgatcattttctaaTCCTGACATTCAGTAGAAAACAGCTAcaagacaatatatttgattGATGGTTTTTATGACCTCAGCAGCTTCATTAATTTTTGTagatatctgcttattctgaatttgatgtagcaacatgtttcaaacatgttgggacaggagcaactaaagactgggaaagttgtggaatgctccaaaaacacctttttggaacattccacaggtaaacaggctcattggtaacaggtgatagagtcatgattgggtatgaaaggggcatcctggaaaggctcagtcgttcacgagcAAGAACGGAGAGAGGCTGATagagagcaaaaagaaacagaatatATTTATAACAAACGTGAGTGGCATACGTGCCAAGACAGAGGaactgtctgcctgtctggcAAAGGGGGAACTAAGTgagaggtgtcagaaaagtcaTGAGCAGATCTGGTTTACATTGGTTTTACAGTTAGCCGTTTGGGGGtacgactgtgtgtgtacaactATGATAGAAGCTATGTGTCCATATACGGAGTTGTTTGTAGGGTTAGAGGTGCATGGTGAAAGTATGGTGTGCTGCGTGAAAGTGCACGATACACAGGGACCACAGAAAGGCACATTATGATTAGCTGCCTAAGTATAACAGGATATTTGGGGAAAGTTTTCCATCACATGTTTCATGCAAGTCTTttgaaatcagggttgtattttgCATTAAAGGCAATAAAGGTGATGGATGGAAGATTGTCGTTCATTATCCAAAAAAGTGACGGTGATGAGAGTGCATGCAAGGGGTTAGAAACATGTCTTATTCCATTTGAtgtgaatatgaaatattttATCAACATCCAAACTTTTTCAACAGGCTATTTATGTCACAGCCACCTTCCCGTATCTTGTTTTGACCATCTTCTTGGTCAGAGCCTTGACTCTGTCTGGGGCCGCTGATGGCTTAGTATATCTTTTCACGCCAAATGTAAGTTTGTCAACTCTTATTAAATAAAAAGATTAGATTCAATGAGTAAAATCTGATATCTGACTGACAATTAATATGTTCATCACAGTGGGAAACCCTGAAGAATCCTAACGTGTGGTTGGATGCTGCTACTCagatctttttctctttgtctttggcCTTTGGGGGACTTATTGCTTTTTCCAGTTATAATGCTCAGAAGTAAGAGCACTTTgaacacatttccattcatGGAAAATTGTATGAATTTGTACAAAATTTCACAAAGTTCAATAAAACTGAGACagtatttttatcttttcaggAATAATTGCGAGAGAGATGCCCTGATTGTTGGATGCGTGAACAGTTTCACATCAATATATGCATCAATTCCTATTTTTGCCATAGTGGGatttaaagcaaatgaaaactACAATGACTGCCGAAACGGGTACGTACCATTGAGGTAATTATGGTGTGCCACCATACAGTGATATCCAGCTTTCTAATTACACAGTATTATAACtagatgtgctgctgacagttttGTAATTATAAGTTGTCAGACCCTAAAACAGTGACTGCTGTGACTGTACTATACAGTCTAAATTTTTAAAAACCCtgtaaatgacttaaatgatttgTCAATTAACCAGTACAAAAACccacatatttttctgttttctcaattaattactgaatcatcatcattattagcAGTGATGCTTACGCTGTTAACGGACTTAATAAAATTCTTGATGATTTTAGGAACATACTAGCGTTGACAAATGCATTCAGCATTGGGGATGAAAACATAACTCTTCAGAACTACGATGACTGGCTCAACCATCTCAACCACACTGATCCCGCAGAGGTCGAAAGCCTCAATCTAAAGACTTGTGATCTGCAGACTTTCCTGGATCAGGTAGTATCAGTGACTATAAACACAGTGAGCAGTTTTCTCAGTGAGGTTTTGTGAGGTGGTATGAGATCATGTATCACATCCTACCTGCAGAGCGCCTCTGGAACTGGTCTGGCCTTCATTGTGTTTACTGAGGCGGTGATACACATGCCGGGCTCTCAGGTATGGGCGATTCTCTTCTTCATCATGCTCTTCAGCCTGGGCCTGTCCTCCATGTTTGGAAATCTGGAGGGGGTCCTCACTCCTCTGCTGGACCTACACGTTATTCCATCCTGGATTCCTAAAGAAATTTTCACAGGTAAACTGAAAGATGTGGTAAGTTCACACTGTATGGTGTGTGCAGTCATGACGTTTGGGGCACTCACAACACTGGCTTGTCTTATGacatataaaaaataaaataaatcaatttttaaaaactctgttGATTCAAAGTAAATGTGCCTGTTGGATGCATAATTGTTAACAGGGATCCTGTAATTTTCCAGTTTCCTGTGATCATGTGAAATTACTCAAAAACAAACCTTCATGtatgaaaaacatgtcagaatGCATGTTCATGTTGGATGCCTATAGCACACTTTTCTTGCAGATAAATATTGGTTTTCAAATGACTTTTGAACAGGTAGACCGTCTACAGGTTTCCGTATGAATTAATTCAGCATAATAATCATGGCATGAAACAAAATTTCATATTTCCAATATTTTCCTTCTTTGCTCACAGGGTTAATGTGCCTGACTGCTTTTAGTGTGTCCCTCATCTTTACTTTGGGCTCTGGAAACTACTGGCTGGAGATTTTCAACAACTACGTGGGATCCATGCCTCTGCTCATCATAGCATTCTTCGAAATCGTCAGTGTGGTGTACATCTATGGAATAAACAGGTGATGCCGCACTTCATGTCATCATCATACTTGCAATATTACAACGTACAACTGATTCCAAAGaggttgggatgctgtgtacaATGGAAATTGTTTGCCTGCAGGTTTAACGATGACATTGAATGGATGTCAGGTCGGAGACCAAATATCTACTGGCAGGTCACTTGGCGCTTCATCAGTCCTTTCATGCTCCTGGTGGTTTTTGTGGCCTACGTCGTAGTCGCAGCCGAAAAACGTCCAACATATAACGCCTGGAACCCAGATTATGTAAGAAAGATTTTACACTTGCTCtacactgtaaagaatctgttAAATCTGGCACACAATGAAGAACAGATATTGACTTTGCACTCCATTATCCCCACAGGTGCTCTTCCCCCTTGCTGATGTTCAGTACTATCCCGAATGGGTTTATGCTATATGTgttctcctgtctctccttcctGTCGTCTCCATTCCTCTTGTGGCTCTCTACAAATTCACGGGCTTCCTGAAGAAGTACTTCATGAACAGGCACAACCAAAATCCATATGCGCATGAACTGTAAATGACAATTTGTAGCCGTCTTATGTGATCTGCGGTCTGGACTACCAGTGGCACATGTGAGAGATTGTGTCCACTTCTTATTGTGCATTTTcattggaaaacaaaacattttcactgatcatcttcacagtgttttctatCCTTTGCATATTTTGGTATTGCAGGCATCTCATTACATTACAATTTAAATGATATTATCACTCATGTAGCATATTGGCAGTAGCAGCTGTAATTTTAGTATATTTGCTAAATTAAAACACTTTAGCTTTGTCTTAATTTAGACAAGTGTATCTATATTACTGAggaaaatgcaaacactgacagcagatgaaATCAATGCAAGACAATATCCTCGAGAAAAATATTAACTATATCAAAGGCTACAACTGAATATCAGGTTTGTGTTAATATTTGATTAAAGGAAGACAGCAGTTAATTTCCTGTGTTGGTGTTTTGAATGGGGAAGAACAGAAgg
It includes:
- the LOC143324578 gene encoding sodium-dependent neutral amino acid transporter B(0)AT3-like; this encodes MDTEAESAEQMQVQEPKEITERPQWDNKVQYLLTCIGFAVGLGNVWRFPYLCQVYGGGAFLIPYVIALVLEGLPLLHMELAIGQRLRMGSVGVWISISPYLGGLGVASMIVSFLVCLFYNMILAWILWYFFNSFQNPLPWRDCPVNVNHTGYVSECEKSSPVNYFWYRETLNITANITINGSVEWWLVLCLASAWCLVYICFIRGIETIGKAIYVTATFPYLVLTIFLVRALTLSGAADGLVYLFTPNWETLKNPNVWLDAATQIFFSLSLAFGGLIAFSSYNAQKNNCERDALIVGCVNSFTSIYASIPIFAIVGFKANENYNDCRNGNILALTNAFSIGDENITLQNYDDWLNHLNHTDPAEVESLNLKTCDLQTFLDQSASGTGLAFIVFTEAVIHMPGSQVWAILFFIMLFSLGLSSMFGNLEGVLTPLLDLHVIPSWIPKEIFTGLMCLTAFSVSLIFTLGSGNYWLEIFNNYVGSMPLLIIAFFEIVSVVYIYGINRFNDDIEWMSGRRPNIYWQVTWRFISPFMLLVVFVAYVVVAAEKRPTYNAWNPDYVLFPLADVQYYPEWVYAICVLLSLLPVVSIPLVALYKFTGFLKKYFMNRHNQNPYAHEL